One genomic window of candidate division WOR-3 bacterium includes the following:
- a CDS encoding nuclear transport factor 2 family protein, with product MKIAKQILKVIFISVLLYSVMTVLRHSHKEYYEAKDEYIFAYGNASDSVRSEIIEQLYRFQDGYTNRDTSQLESFMEQLFSKENILVLGTMPNEILIGHKEVSRLILSDWRSWGDCTFLMNNAHISKSGNVAWISTIGYVKFDMSRFLVLPLRLSAVMVKEDLIWKFQYMQFQFDLDLSFLLLTIVLLIIWLSASLVSLAIMTVKRIRSQ from the coding sequence ATGAAAATTGCGAAACAGATTCTAAAGGTCATTTTCATTTCTGTCTTATTATATTCGGTAATGACTGTGCTTCGTCATTCACACAAGGAGTATTATGAGGCGAAAGATGAATATATATTTGCTTACGGCAACGCTTCTGATAGTGTTAGATCAGAGATTATCGAGCAATTATATAGGTTTCAAGATGGGTATACAAATCGGGACACATCTCAATTAGAATCTTTCATGGAACAACTGTTCTCAAAAGAAAACATTTTAGTTCTCGGCACAATGCCCAATGAAATACTAATCGGTCATAAGGAAGTCTCACGATTGATTCTTAGCGATTGGAGATCATGGGGAGATTGTACCTTTCTGATGAATAATGCTCATATCTCAAAATCGGGGAACGTAGCATGGATCTCAACCATTGGTTATGTGAAATTCGACATGTCACGGTTTTTGGTCTTGCCTTTACGACTATCCGCAGTGATGGTCAAGGAAGATCTTATCTGGAAATTTCAATACATGCAATTTCAATTTGATCTGGATTTAAGTTTTCTCCTCTTAACCATAGTGCTCTTGATAATCTGGCTATCGGCGAGTCTTGTATCTTTGGCAATCATGACCGTAAAAAGGATAAGAAGCCAATAA